The following coding sequences are from one uncultured Fibrobacter sp. window:
- a CDS encoding carbohydrate-binding protein: ICMWEYKDWMPKIANLWRTTFDIGPEWISTSWYRGVYEIIDANNKYWQIAKPGHWNDPDMLEVGNRGLSYEEQRSQMTMWSIMAAPIMISSDVRSMSNETKELYLNKDMIAINQDSLGVQGHRISDKNGKQVWTKPLKNGDIAVALLNNNNSTQTVECDFKDIGVDGEVEVRDAWKKKDLGPVSHVSIELPAHGSALLRLVLKPVPRAPFKGEALAIPGKIEMEDFDVNGVGQGNTTYNETDAENRGDSDYRKETGVDLYKKATGVIVGYNQAGEWLEYTVKVASTGTYVMNAAVASANNTSSFQLSVDGKNITEEIAVPAATTGEDNYDEYNVVTADVELTEGEHILRFTVTGDWMDIDYINFIDKEKGEEASTPEPGTETEPEPGLRLGKVNFVRSSAESLKVFSMTGKFLGRLEMQGVQSAREMSESLRRAGFAQGVYLVRSGNVAHRVQVK, encoded by the coding sequence ATTTGCATGTGGGAATACAAGGATTGGATGCCTAAAATCGCGAACCTCTGGCGCACCACTTTTGATATTGGTCCCGAATGGATTTCCACATCCTGGTACCGCGGCGTTTACGAAATTATCGATGCCAATAACAAGTACTGGCAAATTGCAAAGCCCGGCCACTGGAACGACCCGGACATGCTCGAGGTAGGCAACAGGGGCCTCTCTTACGAAGAACAACGCTCCCAGATGACGATGTGGTCCATCATGGCTGCCCCCATCATGATCAGTTCCGACGTGCGCAGTATGAGCAATGAGACCAAGGAACTCTACCTGAACAAGGACATGATTGCCATTAACCAGGATTCCCTGGGCGTTCAGGGCCATCGCATTTCTGACAAGAACGGCAAGCAGGTATGGACAAAGCCATTGAAGAATGGCGACATCGCCGTGGCGCTCCTCAACAATAACAACTCTACCCAGACCGTTGAATGCGATTTTAAGGACATCGGCGTAGACGGTGAAGTGGAAGTTCGCGATGCTTGGAAAAAGAAGGACTTGGGTCCGGTTTCCCACGTTTCTATCGAACTCCCGGCTCACGGTTCTGCACTGCTCCGCTTGGTTCTCAAGCCGGTTCCGCGCGCACCGTTCAAGGGTGAAGCTCTCGCTATTCCGGGCAAGATTGAAATGGAAGATTTCGACGTGAACGGCGTGGGTCAGGGTAACACCACCTACAATGAAACCGATGCCGAAAACCGTGGCGACAGTGACTACCGCAAGGAAACGGGCGTTGACCTTTACAAGAAGGCTACGGGCGTCATTGTGGGTTACAACCAGGCTGGCGAATGGCTCGAATACACCGTGAAGGTCGCCTCTACCGGCACTTATGTCATGAATGCCGCGGTTGCTTCTGCCAACAATACCTCGAGTTTCCAGCTCTCCGTGGACGGCAAGAACATCACCGAAGAAATTGCTGTGCCTGCCGCTACTACGGGCGAAGACAACTACGACGAATACAACGTGGTCACGGCCGACGTGGAACTGACCGAGGGCGAACATATCCTGCGCTTTACGGTAACCGGCGACTGGATGGACATCGACTACATCAACTTCATTGATAAGGAAAAGGGCGAAGAGGCTTCGACACCTGAGCCCGGAACGGAAACGGAACCCGAACCCGGACTCCGTCTCGGTAAGGTGAATTTTGTACGTAGTTCTGCCGAATCGCTCAAGGTGTTCAGTATGACGGGCAAGTTCCTGGGCCGTTTGGAAATGCAGGGTGTGCAATCGGCTCGCGAAATGTCCGAGAGTTTGCGCCGTGCAGGATTTGCTCAGGGTGTGTACCTTGTACGTAGCGGCAACGTTGCCCACCGCGTCCAGGTGAAATAA
- a CDS encoding cellulase family glycosylhydrolase, whose product MKGSKFIAATIVAFSCIAFSAVSSFAITSQFRGVNWADKRDNFVSDVLVLSGLSQSYDYESASVVAERVIGQFQEVLGTNSVRIPVNEPTVLRHLAAYSGVLDVALKRGRLLMAYWGPAQPAPPKDMNDWWKMWATLVEKYGKHPNAYFEIFNEPHMYSKEELREIYATWLEKFPDVPRDHILLDGSGLAWNVPDIADDPRFEGCLFAVHEYTFWNMSITTEEGWKGSFKGKVGKYVDRTVCTEWGGAMGPGEKNGVHYDYMDYNQPPNNYFTAYIRGMSDQLHDWEMGSFYWPGLRDGDWYSMTKRVGEGANIKLEVVNQSGVDRMQRAWADTVAVEQPKDTTVTDTTSTGTVVADTSVKDTASHAADSIAPVSPKDSTVAPVASTDSSAEADSSAALHGNVRWQRMSPEPLQVFSMTGRFLGRVALRVGAGVDVSALLKNAGYAGGVYLVRGGGLNAQIRVK is encoded by the coding sequence ATGAAGGGTTCAAAATTCATTGCGGCCACGATTGTCGCATTTTCTTGCATCGCTTTTTCGGCGGTGAGTTCCTTTGCAATCACGAGCCAGTTTCGTGGCGTCAACTGGGCCGACAAACGCGATAACTTCGTCTCCGATGTGTTGGTACTTTCGGGGCTGAGCCAGTCGTACGACTACGAGTCGGCTTCTGTGGTGGCGGAACGCGTCATCGGGCAGTTCCAGGAAGTGCTGGGCACGAACAGCGTGAGAATCCCGGTGAACGAGCCGACGGTGCTTAGGCACCTTGCCGCCTATTCGGGCGTTCTGGACGTAGCGCTGAAGCGTGGCCGCCTGTTGATGGCTTACTGGGGCCCTGCGCAGCCGGCTCCTCCTAAAGACATGAACGACTGGTGGAAAATGTGGGCGACGCTTGTCGAGAAGTACGGCAAGCACCCGAATGCTTATTTTGAAATTTTCAACGAACCGCACATGTACAGCAAGGAGGAACTTCGCGAAATATATGCGACGTGGCTCGAAAAGTTCCCGGACGTGCCGCGCGACCATATTTTGCTCGACGGCTCGGGCCTTGCCTGGAACGTGCCCGACATTGCCGACGACCCGCGCTTCGAGGGCTGCCTGTTCGCGGTTCACGAATACACCTTCTGGAATATGAGTATCACCACCGAAGAAGGCTGGAAAGGAAGCTTCAAGGGGAAGGTGGGCAAGTATGTCGACCGTACGGTCTGTACGGAATGGGGCGGCGCGATGGGCCCCGGCGAAAAGAATGGCGTGCATTACGACTACATGGATTACAACCAGCCGCCGAACAACTATTTCACGGCCTACATCCGCGGCATGAGCGACCAGCTGCATGATTGGGAAATGGGCAGTTTCTACTGGCCGGGTCTCCGTGACGGTGACTGGTACAGCATGACCAAGCGCGTCGGCGAAGGGGCAAATATCAAGCTCGAAGTTGTGAACCAGTCGGGCGTGGACCGCATGCAGCGTGCCTGGGCGGACACCGTGGCGGTTGAACAACCCAAGGATACCACCGTTACCGATACGACATCGACGGGTACGGTTGTTGCGGATACGAGTGTGAAGGATACGGCTTCTCATGCCGCCGACTCGATTGCTCCGGTTTCGCCTAAGGATTCTACGGTCGCTCCTGTCGCTTCCACGGATTCGTCTGCGGAGGCGGATAGCTCGGCGGCTCTCCATGGGAATGTCCGGTGGCAGCGCATGTCTCCGGAGCCTCTCCAGGTGTTCAGCATGACGGGACGCTTCCTCGGCCGCGTGGCCTTGCGCGTCGGTGCCGGTGTGGATGTTTCGGCGTTGCTTAAGAATGCCGGCTACGCTGGTGGTGTCTATTTGGTGCGAGGTGGTGGCTTGAATGCTCAAATTCGCGTAAAATGA
- a CDS encoding family 43 glycosylhydrolase: MSFVKCAKWAVALVGFGLCSQAMAENPIIQTYYSPDPAPVVFGDTVCVYTGNDEGGHFFTMHGWRVSCTTDMVNWTDKGTLILSNESFGGNAKKNGDWAAQVVRRNGKYYYYVTVESTRGGRAINVAVADKPEGPFKDARNGQHLAGPNWDYIDPTVWIDDDGQAWLYWGNPKLYYAKLKENMIEFDGEIKVFDMSRGFSPNGNSVYTEGPWIHKRDGKYYMLYASHGTGNGGERISYSTSDSPTGPWTWGGLIMEPGNGAAFTNHCGIIDFKGRSFFFYHNQKNVSGGGYSRSTAIEEFTWNADGTIPTIKPTDNGVVKPIKNLDPFERVEAETKSWVGGISVDKPRDPEGGNYTIINHVASENGAVYLTNMGSNFYTKVRSVDMGDGADSITICTKGDAGKLELHAGSEKGALLASIDVPSSSKWEEHTFALTDAAGVDDLFFVVKQGGFDFDYWYMVSNASAVPQTPYNDVAAAVPGKIEAENYDVGGHNKAFYDNDRENQGGAYREDEVDIVAIDDSKCGEAACTGFAIGYTNEGEWVEYTINVAADATYKITANVATASDASAMQLLVDDKAITESVAIEKIDSVWTTYKIVDVGSVELKKGEHVLKLLITGGYLNVDWLQFTDPNAEPALAIKTPVVNAAKSQRYEVFSVSGKRLGRVNVTGGTIAESLKMAGYRPGIYMVRNASGVHVVNTAK, encoded by the coding sequence ATGAGTTTTGTAAAATGTGCAAAATGGGCTGTTGCCCTTGTTGGATTTGGCCTCTGTTCGCAGGCAATGGCTGAAAACCCGATTATCCAGACATATTATTCTCCAGACCCGGCTCCTGTCGTCTTTGGCGACACGGTCTGCGTGTATACCGGTAACGACGAAGGGGGCCACTTCTTCACGATGCACGGCTGGCGCGTTTCTTGCACCACCGATATGGTGAACTGGACCGACAAGGGGACGCTTATCCTCTCCAACGAAAGCTTTGGTGGCAATGCCAAGAAGAACGGTGACTGGGCCGCTCAAGTCGTGCGCCGCAACGGTAAGTATTACTACTACGTGACCGTGGAATCGACCCGCGGTGGCCGCGCTATCAACGTCGCTGTGGCCGACAAGCCCGAAGGTCCGTTCAAGGATGCCCGCAACGGTCAGCACCTCGCCGGCCCGAACTGGGACTACATCGATCCGACCGTATGGATTGACGATGACGGCCAGGCATGGCTCTACTGGGGTAACCCGAAGCTCTATTACGCCAAGCTCAAGGAAAACATGATTGAGTTCGACGGCGAAATCAAGGTGTTCGACATGAGCCGCGGCTTCTCTCCGAATGGCAACTCCGTGTACACCGAAGGCCCGTGGATCCACAAGCGCGACGGTAAGTACTACATGCTCTACGCATCGCATGGCACTGGCAACGGCGGCGAGAGAATCTCGTATTCCACGAGCGACTCCCCGACGGGTCCGTGGACTTGGGGCGGCCTCATCATGGAACCGGGTAACGGTGCTGCGTTCACCAACCACTGCGGTATCATCGACTTCAAGGGCCGTAGCTTCTTCTTCTACCACAACCAGAAAAATGTGAGCGGTGGCGGTTACAGCCGTTCAACTGCGATTGAAGAATTTACCTGGAATGCCGACGGCACGATTCCGACCATCAAGCCGACCGATAATGGCGTGGTCAAGCCCATCAAGAACCTCGACCCGTTCGAGCGTGTGGAAGCCGAGACCAAGTCTTGGGTGGGCGGCATCAGCGTTGATAAACCGCGTGACCCCGAAGGTGGAAACTACACCATCATCAACCATGTGGCATCGGAAAATGGTGCAGTTTACCTCACCAATATGGGTAGCAATTTCTATACGAAGGTCCGTTCTGTGGACATGGGCGATGGTGCCGACAGTATCACCATTTGCACAAAGGGTGATGCAGGCAAACTCGAACTCCATGCGGGTTCCGAAAAGGGTGCGCTCCTTGCCTCTATCGATGTCCCGTCCAGTTCCAAGTGGGAAGAACATACTTTTGCCTTGACAGATGCGGCTGGTGTCGATGACTTGTTCTTTGTCGTGAAACAGGGCGGTTTTGATTTTGACTACTGGTACATGGTCAGCAACGCTTCTGCTGTTCCGCAGACTCCTTACAATGATGTCGCTGCCGCGGTGCCGGGCAAGATTGAAGCCGAGAACTACGACGTGGGCGGCCACAACAAGGCCTTCTACGACAACGACCGCGAAAATCAGGGTGGAGCTTACCGCGAAGACGAAGTCGACATTGTGGCGATTGACGATTCCAAGTGTGGCGAGGCAGCCTGCACAGGCTTTGCCATTGGCTACACCAACGAAGGCGAATGGGTAGAGTACACCATCAATGTCGCTGCCGATGCGACGTACAAAATTACCGCAAATGTGGCGACCGCATCGGATGCTTCTGCGATGCAGTTGCTCGTAGACGACAAGGCAATCACGGAATCAGTGGCTATCGAAAAAATAGACTCGGTGTGGACAACATACAAGATCGTCGATGTCGGCTCTGTGGAACTCAAGAAGGGCGAACATGTGCTCAAGTTGCTCATTACGGGCGGTTATCTGAATGTGGACTGGTTGCAATTTACCGACCCGAATGCAGAACCGGCTCTTGCCATTAAAACTCCGGTTGTGAATGCTGCAAAGTC